A window of the Rhea pennata isolate bPtePen1 chromosome 19, bPtePen1.pri, whole genome shotgun sequence genome harbors these coding sequences:
- the JPT1 gene encoding jupiter microtubule associated homolog 1 has protein sequence MTTTTTFSGMDPSGRSSSRVLRPPGGGSNFSLGFDEPKEQPMRRNKMASSIFGPPEENPPSWAKSSGAKPGEIREDCESSGPQRRNSTDANCGDFVDPKGGDGGVETSENTEADVEAAPGQNEEKSLPAAPVPSPVAPAPAPSRRNPPGGKSSLVLG, from the exons ATGACCACCACGACTACCTTCTCCGGCATGGACCCCAGTggcaggagcagctccag agtaTTGCGCCCTCCTGGTGGTGGGTCCAACTTTTCCTTGGGTTTTGATGAGCCAAAAGAACAACCTATGCGAAGGAATAAAATGGCATCCAGCATTTTTGGACCTCCTGAAGAAAACCCGCCTTCTTGGGCTAAATCATCAG GAGCTAAGCCGGGTGAAATCAGAGAAGACTGTGAATCATCTGGACCACAAAGAAGAAACTCAACTGATGCAAACTGTGGAGACTTTGTAGATCCAAAG GGAGGAGATGGTGGTGTTGAAACTTCTG aaaacACTGAGGCTGATGTAGAAGCTGCCCCAGgtcagaatgaagaaaaatccCTGCCTGCTGCACCTGTTCCTAGCCCAGTAGCACCAGCACCTGCACCATCCAGGAGAAATCCACCCGGTGGCAAGTCCAGCCTAGTCCTCGGTTAA
- the NT5C gene encoding 5'(3')-deoxyribonucleotidase, cytosolic type, translating into MGPLRVLVDMDGVLADFEGAVLRGFLCRFPGEPRVELAERRGFSVREQYRCLRQDLGAKVASIYESPGFFLGLDPVPGAIEAMHEMILMEDTEVFICTSPLRKYEHCILEKYKWVEKHLGPEFVERIILTRDKTIVSADLLFDDKDTIRGAELNPSWEHILFTCCHNQHIQLQPPYRRLLSWADDWRAILESKRRK; encoded by the exons ATGGGCCCCCTGCGCGTGCTCGTGGACATGGACGGCGTCCTGGCCGACTTCGAGGGCGCCGTGCTGCGGGGCTTCCTCTGCCGCTTCCCCGGGGAGCCTCGCGTGGAGCTGGCGGAGCGCAGGGGCTTCTCGGTGCGGGAGCAGTACCGCTGCCTGCGGCAGGACCTGGGg GCTAAGGTAGCCAGTATATATGAGTCACCTGGCTTCTTTCTAGGCTTGGATCCAGTTCCAGGAGCCATTGAAGCTATGCATGAGATGATCCTTATGGAGGA CACTGAAGTCTTTATCTGCACAAGTCCTCTCCGGAAATATGAGCACTGCATCCTGGAAAAG TACAAATGGGTAGAAAAACATTTGGGTCCTGAGTTTGTGGAGCGTATTATTCTAACCCGGGATAAGACCATTGTATCTGCTGACTTGCTGTTTGATGACAAGGATACCATCAGAG GTGCAGAGCTGAACCCAAGCTGGGAGCACATCCTGTTTACCTGCTGCCACAACCAACACAtccagctgcagcctccctATAGGCGGCTGCTGTCATGGGCTGATGATTGGAGGGCAATCCTGGAAAGCAAACGCaggaaataa